The Ostrea edulis chromosome 1, xbOstEdul1.1, whole genome shotgun sequence genomic sequence ttttgggCCTTAGATCCACtcaggaaaataattggatcctcctgtcccaaaaatatgcatatttacaaatggcaatgaagcattgtacaaagatTCAAATTTATCCGATAATCAATATAGGAGAAGAGTTCATacgctattttacatcctcaacCCCTATTAGATCCACTCTTAACATTTAGggaaataattggatccttctgtcgcgacaatatgcacatctacaaatgacaatgaagcattgtacgaAGTTTCAAATccatccgataagccatatggTACGAGAaatgttcacaagctattttacatccttcaTCCCTGTTAATCCACtccaacttttaagaaaataattggatcctcctgtcccgacaatatgcacatttataaatgacaatgaagcattgcacacagtttcaaatctatcagataagtcatataggagaagtgttcacaagctaatttacatcctccacccctcttagatccactataacttttaggaaaataattcgatcatcctgtcccaccaatatgcacatctacaaatggtaatgaagtattgtacacagtttcaagtctatccgataagccatatataTGTAAGAGGAGAAGCATTAGCAAGATATTgtgacagaaagtacaaaaacaataattttttatatctccccctgaaagaggggagataTAATGACACCATCACTACATGTACGTATGCATACAATATAAAAGTTTATGGTAAATACCTCTCGGGCTGATAGTGATGTGACATATATGGATTTCAGCATGTAATATTCTTTCTATAATACCCAAGACATGTATATACTTTTAAGTAAATTTAatagatatgttttaaatgacAAGGATGTGaatataatttataaaacacACTTTACAAGGAGAAACATTGGGGGATATACAGTCCGTTAACACAAATTTCAGAAACACCAATTGAAAATGCATGGTGAAATGCGAGACTTGTAATCCATGAATACGTTATTTCCATCAGAACATCTCCGACATCTTTTTCAGTATATCAGAGAAAATTGTAACATGCCATATGGCTTGCAGGTTGCTATCTTCTGTTTCAGCATCAAAGCCTGACGCCCGGATACAATGTCTACATGACAGTAAATCATCATCCGTTTCCCCGTTCCTGATAACCAGCGTCTTCTCGCGTTGCTTGAGTGGTATAATTAAGTCAATGGCCGAATCTACCGTTGGATCAGTCGACTCTGTATCCGCATTTTCAGTTTCATGGAAGAATACCAAAACGCAGCGACATTCTAACATTCTTTTCTTCAGGTAAGCCGATTTTTTACTATATGGTGGACAATCGTTATGATTCACATCAATCTGTAGTTCTACGAATTCATTGAACGTGCCTGCGATTTGCTTTAGTTGACGACAACCTTCACCTTTCTCACAACTGTGTAACATGAGAATATCAGGTGATTGTGCATCGCCGTCTGGACAGCTGACAGAAGAACTGTGGTGCGAAAATATGGTCTGGTAGGCCTTTAGTAACCTAACTTTTGCCATTTCAATGTCATGATTTTCTACTGAATCGTTCGCACCTTTTGTGTATGTGTCAACGTAAAAGGTTTTATCAAAAACATCCAACTCACCTGTGCATTGCAGCAAGGAAAGGGTGCATATAGCGTTTTCGAAATCGCCAACTTTTATATAGTTTTGGATCAGCTGTTTCACAGTTTTTGCATCGTACACTTCTTTTTCAATCATCTTTCTATAAAATTTAATAGATTCTTCATTAAATTCAAGTAGTTCATGTAGTTTTGCTAGCTCCCCAAAATTCTTCGGAGATTCTTCTTCTTTCAATAACAAACTTTTCAGTGTTGGAAAGCAATGACTCGATGTTTTCATCATGGGTATCGCCCCAATCACGCTTGATACAACAGAGATGGCTTTCCACATGCTTTGTTGTGCATCGAATTCGAGTTTCCGTTGCTTAGTTGGATCAGTCTCCTTCGATTTCATTTCTAATTTGCAAAGTCCCTGTTGTTCATATGCGTTTATCAGAGTCATTTTGTATTCAGATAGTTTCCCACAGTTGCCAGATGAGATGCGAGAAAAACACACCAGTGCTTCATTTGTCTGGTCTAACATTCGGTATATTAATCCTAATTCATAGCGAGCAACATTAAAATCATCATCCATTTTTAAAGCTATCTTAAGATGTTCTACTGCCTCTAGCAAAAGCGGATGGTCTAGAGAAACGCAAACGGACTTTGGCGATTTTCTCATTGCAGAAAAAGATCGTTTCTGAAATTCAGAATCCGACTGAGAGCGCAAAAAAGGTATATTCCTCTGTCTTTGATAGGAGTAACGAGACGGTGTATTTTCCACAGGTCCCGATAATCTTTGCGATGCATGTCTGGATTTTTGGTAGCTTGAGGTGTTTCCTCTTCTCCAGCGTCCATCTGTGGAAGGACTTGAGCCATGTTCACCTAATGACAACGACGACAATTGGCTTTCCATGCTGTAAACACCACTGTCATATTCTGCTTGCTTTTGATGTCCTTGCCTGTCATCAACAGAAAAGGAATGATCTAAGTTTTTTCTGCATTTTCTTTTTGTTGATATGTTTTTTTCTACGATCTTCTTTAATGTCACTGCTAAATGATGTCTCGAGAAAGGCATATCCTTAATACTTATTGCTCTCTCTAACATTTCTTTCGATTTTTCTAAATCCCAGGAGTATCTAAGTTGTTGTCCATAGGACTGAAGAATAAAATAATCATTCGGACACAAAGTCAATGCCTCCTCAAAACACCAATTCTGATTTATGTCCGATGTGTCTGTTTCTTCGTTGTCCAATATAACAgacaaattttctttttttgtcATGATTTTCCCTAATTCACACCATGCTTTTCCTCTTATTTGGTGATATTCCTGACCTTGGGTGGGGAACTTAACAACGCCATACAACAAATTTGCTGCCTCTCTCTTTTTGTTTTCGGGTTCGAAATTTTTCGGATCTGTCATCTGAAACATGTGAGATTGCCTTCGTAAAGTTAGTGCAAGTCCGAATTCCCACAAGATATTTCTCTCTGGCTGCGTATCTCTAATGGCTGATCGGAAGAATCGGACAGCTTGTGCATGATACTTTGGACCTAGTCGGGAATAAAAGTACCCCATGTCTGCTTTTGCCCGAATTTGTGCTCTCTTCTGTTTTAAATGTGTACTCCTGAAAATTTCTTGCAAGTCATGAGACTGACTATACTCACCGGCCTCATGATGAAACATTATCTTATTGCAAAGACTGATGACATTCAATTCTTTATCCAGCTCTTCTGCTTTTTCTATTGCTTCAAATGCCTTTTCTCTTTCTCCCAATTTCCAAAATAGATAGGAAATGAAGTTATATGCTCGAATGTTTTCTTCATTTAAATCAAATCCGGCATCCAAGTCCTTGTTTAGTTGTTGtagtttaaattttattttttctttcctttccAGTGCATCATCTAACACAAAGGCAGAGTTTTCTTTGATCTGTTTTAGCTGTTTTTCTTCAGCTTCTTCCATTTTCTCTTTCGATCTATCAGTCTGTTCATAGAAATAGAACCATTTGTTTAAAACAGGAATACACACTCAATGAATGcacaataattacatttatttcatGTAATAAATACATTTAGATTATCTGGTATATCAGCCACTATGAACGTAGAATAAATGGATAACATTATAGAGTATCAGATGCAGTGAATTTACTGACTGAAACATGGCACTTCCCAATAGTGTAGGCCTGCTACATGCATGCATTCTTATCCTTTTGTATGGAGAAACGTATAGAAAAagacattgttatttacctggaatttaccttaTCAAGAGAGCAGGGTGTTGTGTATACTATTGATATGGGAAACGGAAAAAAggtcacaggaaaaaaagtcacaatctgGGTATgaaaaagtcacaggaaaaaaagtcacaatatgtaTAAAGAGTGCCTATGACCACAcctaggaaaaaaagtcacaatgtgttttgttcaaaatatttgattgtttttgcctataccaaggaaaaaaagtcacaatattttttccttCATCCTATGTATGGCTTCAAAGATTGTAAATTGATGCCATTTTGTCAACTTATACAGGAAATACACTGTCTAGAAAAGGGAAAAGGTGACTTGTGAAGCCACTAGCTCAACAGTCCCTGTCAACAACTGTTGTAAATACTTTAAAGTTAATTACTTTTAATTggggttatttgtttgttttaacattaaaatatataaactatgttgcaaatgattaaaaacatggaatcttctaactttgaatcaaatttaagtaaaaattttctccttatataatttttgactttttttctatatatacatgtagttttctttCAAAACATATAAATACTGTGATTTTCTCCCCCTTTGTATATGTGACccttttctatcaaaatatatactatgaattttcccctatacatataatataatatatattgtgactttttccCTACATCTAtgtgatttttatacaaaatatatattgtgactttttcctacatctatgtgatttttatacaaaatgtatattgtgactttttttcctgtgacttattttcctgtgactttttttccgttactttttttcctgtgactttttttcctacattCATTGATATACACTATACACAGTACATGTCTCAGGGCCGTCTACAGaatttctgtggtcatagtgtttgtataatggttgtattcatAATGGTAGCTGACAGTCTACACCACCCCCACcaccccttctctctctctctctgtcattgactttaagaataattttcataaatgtatagatatcataaattgataatatgaattatttcaataagttacaagttttagaaattaatgtgcaaattattgtttgatttctgattgtgtaattcacaatacatgtatatagaggggggATCCCGGGATTACTATATTAAATTTGCATTGTTCAGGGTTTTTTTAAgttgaattacgagaaaatagcagttgtgaaCAGGTCAATGTTATCAAAACTCAGATAtacagggcttcctcaagatctaaagaatgccagGTATGAGTATTGTATGTTATTGTTACAAAACACCTCTCTAGGGTCCCTCCAGACCACAGTCTCTGCAAGTGTCACTCCACTTGAAATCTATTGTTAAACGTTTGGCTGACAGGCGGCCTACCAATGATCACAATACAGGTAAAATGGGAATCTTCTAATCAGTAATGCAGTTAGGGACATTTGCATTTGGTTACGGTATAGTGACCCTCCTACCCTTGAAAAGAATTACTGATCAAAGCAATACCGGACCGGGCGCCCATTTCAAATCGAACCATCTCAGACTAGCTAGCCACTAATTTCGATGAACGTGTACGCGTGTTGTAACCTGTGCATTTAGAGAGTAGGATTTTTCCTCGATCATTTCACAGGGGcatcttatccgctctgttctctatcacacatgtatttatatatgtgtgatagagaacagagcggataagatgcccctgtgatcatttacatgcactttataaattctaaaaataaaataatcaatttgGAATTCTGTGTGATTCATCACAGAAACATTTTAATATAGAATCCTCCCTCcacaatataaaatcattttacctttagaaattGGCACGGTTTACAACGTTGGACCTAGTTACATGTAAGTAGGCCAACTTGTCTCCGTTGGACCCGGCTTTTGATTTGCATTTTTCTGAGAAACCCGtcttctactttcactttctttACAGCTAATTACAAAAGACCGGTTGAGTTTTCttgcctgctggattgatcaatgaactttacaatttggtcagcaaagtatcacatttggtctgaatttaggtcacaaagttactgaggtatgacaaagaattgacaactttttttttctcagtGTGAGTGACAACCCCATCCTGTTTTACTGATTATTTCAAGAAAAGAACTTTTCTCATTGTATAGGTCAATAATTTCTTTGTTTGTTTCTTCAGAAATTCCCTTTCCATTTCTAAAATATCTCCCCATCTTATTTTTTCATGGTTATAAGCTCAATAGGTGTTGTAAAATTCCCAAAGAAAGACACTGCTAGGTAGATGTACACTAACCAACCCTAAAGACTATAAATAGAATAACTAAACAATGGAAGACTGAACCTGAATGGTTTAACTAGAATAACAGGAATTCTATTGGTcagaaacagtaacaatagaagaGTATTCTGGAAGTTTTCCTTGTGTGATATGAATCATGGACTGACCTCAAATATAGATTGACAAACAGATGAATGGTGTATGTGGACACTTTGTGAGATGTctatgaacatttttaaagtgAAATTGATGAGAGTTTAGTAAAGTTcaatttaataaataattaaagagagagagagagagagagagaatcaaatttgattttattggtaaaaaaaaagggCAGGTAGCACATGAAAAGGTCATGACACTGTGACCTGTAATAAAGATAGGGCAAAACCCAGTCCAACTGAACAATTATTTGGCTTAGAATCATCACACTTGGTCAGTTAGTGCATCATGGGTAGCAGGTGTGTCACACCCTACatcaaggtcactgtgacctttaaAAAGATGATATGGTCGTGTGTTATATTAAATCCTTTTTGGGTTCGTGCAGAAGATTTGAGTCTTAGAATCAACAAACTGTTAGAAATGGcaattattgaaaaaaatgttgtaaGCTCGTAATGCTTTAACCctattaaaaaatgaatacatCAAGAAatacttttatgttaagtttgtgagtaaaatgtccagagtttacacatagataaattcttcaaaaagaatgtttgattcttataattccaattcattcactttaataacaattgcaaaaatttgaatagtttccctgcactatgttatttgttttcaggtgtgtttgaatacatgtactaaaaataatgacaagtacatgtagtaataattaatcaattgcaaaaatattttcccacttcatccatattttatcaaagttatgtattttaaatgcttgaattgcagcatatttctctacatgatatttaaactttaagtgacatagtaatctaacaagatttggttctttattctgcattaaacagataaatatgtattgtttagcatataaaattataaagtttatggctttattatttaaagacagtggaatttcaccaaatattatatttgacacattaaaaccaattctttctgaaatttttctatatatatgaagacttaactcactccacaatgtttgggtcttattacacgaagtaaaaatatgtgttattgtttcaatattacttgtacaaaatctacagagatcatctgttttaacactaatgtttttcaaataataaccaacaggaagaattctatgtaaaattctaaactgtagccactgaacagaagaatcactagatgttttgaaacaaattttaaacagatcttgcactgaaatatcatctactccatatg encodes the following:
- the LOC125655713 gene encoding uncharacterized protein LOC125655713, which gives rise to MKTNICQQEHSNLDSYNTDRSKEKMEEAEEKQLKQIKENSAFVLDDALERKEKIKFKLQQLNKDLDAGFDLNEENIRAYNFISYLFWKLGEREKAFEAIEKAEELDKELNVISLCNKIMFHHEAGEYSQSHDLQEIFRSTHLKQKRAQIRAKADMGYFYSRLGPKYHAQAVRFFRSAIRDTQPERNILWEFGLALTLRRQSHMFQMTDPKNFEPENKKREAANLLYGVVKFPTQGQEYHQIRGKAWCELGKIMTKKENLSVILDNEETDTSDINQNWCFEEALTLCPNDYFILQSYGQQLRYSWDLEKSKEMLERAISIKDMPFSRHHLAVTLKKIVEKNISTKRKCRKNLDHSFSVDDRQGHQKQAEYDSGVYSMESQLSSLSLGEHGSSPSTDGRWRRGNTSSYQKSRHASQRLSGPVENTPSRYSYQRQRNIPFLRSQSDSEFQKRSFSAMRKSPKSVCVSLDHPLLLEAVEHLKIALKMDDDFNVARYELGLIYRMLDQTNEALVCFSRISSGNCGKLSEYKMTLINAYEQQGLCKLEMKSKETDPTKQRKLEFDAQQSMWKAISVVSSVIGAIPMMKTSSHCFPTLKSLLLKEEESPKNFGELAKLHELLEFNEESIKFYRKMIEKEVYDAKTVKQLIQNYIKVGDFENAICTLSLLQCTGELDVFDKTFYVDTYTKGANDSVENHDIEMAKVRLLKAYQTIFSHHSSSVSCPDGDAQSPDILMLHSCEKGEGCRQLKQIAGTFNEFVELQIDVNHNDCPPYSKKSAYLKKRMLECRCVLVFFHETENADTESTDPTVDSAIDLIIPLKQREKTLVIRNGETDDDLLSCRHCIRASGFDAETEDSNLQAIWHVTIFSDILKKMSEMF